The following proteins come from a genomic window of Fibrobacter sp. UWH4:
- a CDS encoding methionine ABC transporter permease: MSPITELVLQSTWETVVMVFFSTLFAVLLGFPLGIFLFVTSPRGIAPKIVPYQLISRIVNTLRSFPFVILMIVMFPLSRVVLGTAIGTEATIIPLSVAAAPFIARLTETALNEVDKGVIQAAVAMGASKRQVVRKVMIPEALPSIISGITLTIITLIGYSAMAGAIGGGGLGDLAIRYGYQRFRTDVMIESVVIIIVMVEVIQFLGNKAAALVAKYPLGSFGRSKKVK, encoded by the coding sequence ATGAGCCCGATAACGGAACTGGTGTTGCAGTCTACATGGGAAACCGTGGTCATGGTTTTCTTTTCGACTTTGTTTGCGGTGCTTCTCGGGTTCCCGTTGGGCATTTTCCTGTTCGTGACATCTCCACGGGGAATCGCTCCCAAGATTGTTCCGTACCAGCTGATTAGCCGTATCGTGAACACGCTACGTTCTTTCCCTTTCGTGATTCTGATGATTGTAATGTTCCCGCTTTCGCGCGTGGTGCTGGGAACGGCGATTGGGACGGAGGCGACGATCATTCCGCTTTCTGTTGCGGCGGCTCCCTTTATTGCGCGCCTTACCGAGACCGCGTTGAACGAGGTGGACAAGGGCGTCATTCAGGCGGCGGTTGCCATGGGCGCTTCCAAGCGGCAGGTGGTGCGGAAGGTGATGATTCCCGAGGCGCTTCCGTCAATTATTTCGGGTATTACCTTGACGATTATTACGCTGATTGGCTATTCTGCGATGGCGGGGGCTATTGGCGGGGGAGGCCTTGGCGACCTAGCTATTCGCTACGGCTACCAGCGATTCCGCACCGATGTGATGATTGAATCGGTCGTTATCATTATCGTTATGGTAGAGGTCATCCAGTTCCTGGGCAACAAGGCCGCGGCCCTAGTGGCAAAAT